aaatgttgcTGTAATTGTACAGTGAAAAGGAAGCTGAACAAGCCAGGCCTCATATCTTGTATGAAGAGAGTGTCTTTTACTATATGTCAGTGTACAGTGTTTCCTCTAAgggtatttttattgttaacatTTCGAAAATGTATGTGCTAACTAACACACGATTGTACATTTGTTTCTCTGTAAGGACACAGCTGACAATGACTTGTACAGGCAAACTCCAGTGGGATTGCTTTTCATCGGTGAAGAGAACCTTAAGCTGAACCCGTCCAAAGTGGGAATCATCTTGGAAGGGAATGTGGTGATGGATGACCTGGCCAACCTTCCTCAGGCCTTCTGTGTCCTTTTGGACTGATATATGCCCTGCACCTGGACTATCCCAAATACATGAAAAACACTTTTTGCTTTGTTCAGCAGGTGATGTTGAACCTGGGTAAAAGTGAGCTGGCAGCCAAAATTCAGACTCTGAAAAACcaacttacagtataaagaggTGTTGTTACACTATTTCTCCAGATATGAGAAATATTGTTTGTTCTTTTAGAAAAGTGACTTGTTTGCACTGATATgccctttttatattttgttttggaTTGGCACTGATATATCTAGTTTCATTCAGATTAACAAACCCAAAACTGCGAAAAAGCCAGTTTGCAGTGTAAAGTGCTGTTCTAACTCATTGCACTACTGCTTCAGATACAGGTGcctaattttttgttgttgttcttttaggaaaatgttgtgtttgcactgttatgcactttttctattttatgttATTGGATTGGCACTGATATGTCTGGTTTCATTCAGATTAACAAACCAAAAACTGAGGAAAATCAGTTTGCAGTGTTAAGTGGTGTTCTGAATCGTTGCACTACTGCTCCTGATACCAGGTGCCTAGTTTTATGTTGTGCTTTTAGAAAAACAACCCGATATGTGTATGTTCACAATAAAGCATTTTACCCCTAACCGGGGTGTTTTCAACAAATGTTTCATCTGATTTCTTGATCTGAATAAGTATTTATAATGCACCAGATTAAAAACTGAAATAGTAATTTAATGATGATAACTGAACTAGGGGAAGAAAGATAAGTAAGCTACAACTAGGTATTTGGTGCATTATACTTAAGATATTAAGTGTATTAATTGTGCAAAGGAGTTAACTTGGCAAAACATGTCAAGTTGAATCAATTTTGAATTTAGTGTAATGTACTTAACATTTTAAGTTAAATGTACTTAGGTTTTCATTACacattacttatttttttaaggcaACCAGTTTCCTCAAATTTCTTAAGTAAATTCAACTTATCCGGGTTTACAGTGCAGTATATCTGCAGAATCTAACAAATGATAGGATTGAAGATCACTAATGCTTCATCTTTTTCCTGTGTTTATGACTATTTGTTTGACAGCTTCTTTCTGATTGTATCACCATAACTCTTGCCGCAAAATTCGGACCCTGGGTTTTCACCCCTGAAGTTCACAGCGCTTGGCAGAAGTTCATGGATGTGGTTGTGGCTGCTCTGAGCAAGCAGTACAACTAAACAAGCAGCAGAATATATGTGTAAAGTCTGTTACTCTGGGATCagaacatgaaataaaacataaacgATATTCTTTGTTTTGTATTCTGTTAAAAGTCACGTGTGAATTGCGAAATGcgtgtatagtaaaaaaaacagtaaaatactCAGTGGGTTTAGTTGGGTGGGAGAGTGTGCTGGTGGGAATTGAAAAGGATTGTGGAaagattgtgtttttgtgttacaCTTATCATTATGTTTATCGTCCTGGAATGATATCGGAAGGTACAATCACAATGGTATATTTCTAtctacatttattgcatttgttaAACATCCAGAGCAAGAAATATTTGgcgatttaattttttaataattaaagtaaAGCAAGTGCGTTCTATATGATATATATCGGTTTAAAATTGATCACATAACACACACGATAAgttggaaaatattttaaaacggTGTAAGATTAATTGTAcacatattatatttaatttaatggtaaaatgtctaaaaaactTGTAAacatatttgcaaaaaaacccTACTAAAACAAATGTTGGAAAAATTGCCGCGTAGTTTTGCCTaaaattatttgtgtttgtctgATCGTGTGTCTGTTCGTGTGTGGGCTCAAATATCTTgcatagaaaaaatatttaaaaaaataaataaataataattaaaaaataattaaatttttaaaaattttgtttaaaaaaaaaacaattataattaaaattaaaccaGTATTATTTAGCATACTTTGGGattagttttacatttatttttttaagttttacctTAATTATAAATGTCTGTTAAATTTTAGTTATAAAATACTTTCTAATAGAACCATGCGGTGTGGccttgtgatttttgtttttaataatgttaacgtttatattaaaagtatatGTGATATATTTACGGTTTGATGCACTACACTGTCAACTATATTAATATGCATTTACTGAACCAAAATCATTTTCTGCTTTGAAGCtttcttatttattatcattgtttattttatttatagtctgttttataaaaaaaaaaaatgctacttGTTAATTTTTGGTGGTTGGTAATACTTGGTATTTTAACACCGTCATATTACTAAGAATACGCCAAAGCATTAGCCTAAACGGTTGGATGATTAGCACACAGCTGATCTTTTCGAGCCTGCCCTCTATCTGAGTTTGTCCAGTAAACATTTTCCATCAGTCCAGGGAGACCGTTTCGGTGTAAACGGTGGACATCACATATGAACATAACTGTGAATAGACATTTTTAGGGGCAGTGacccaaagcaaaaaaaaagaggggcaCTAAGGGGGTGGTTGCTTGTTAATACAAATTATTCAGTTGTTACAAATATACTtggtattatttatattagatcTGATCTGGTACAATAATTCGATTAGACATTTTAATTCCAAGAACGTAGATATTATGTAAAAGTTGTTAGCTCTTTCAGAGCAAACAATTACCTACAGAAACAcaagtcgtaaaaagcatttcactacatttccTAGGACAGAGGTTGATGCTAAAAGAATTATTCTCTTCGTTACTCTTGGAGATTCAATGCCtgtaatataatgtacatttcCTCTGAATCTTTCCAGTTCCAGTGCTTATATCAGcggtttattaaaaataattttttccaaaAGACATGTTATCCAAAGTCCAAACCTTGTGAGATTTTTCTTaactttaaaaactaaaatatatgcTCTTAGACTGCTTTCTAGAATTGGGAAACATCTATTAGTTAAATGTTGAATAGTCTGACTAAAATCCACATAGAAGAACACTTCCACATCTCTGACTCCAGACGCATgaggaaaggcatccagaccatcatACTCTACTACTGCACACAGTCCACTTTCACTACCAACAATAGATGTATattcagcatttagcagatgcttaGTGGATGGACGCAAGGCAGCTGGTCTGGACATACTGAAACCTTGTACAGGTGTTCTCAGATCCTGTGCTGAACAACTGGCACAGGTCTTTACTGatattttcaacctgtcactggcccaagccacggttCCTACACTCAAAAAAATGAATCATGGCATAGTTTATAATTATGTATTTGCAtccttttgattttatttaaataataatattttcaaaatgtatgtagtCAAATTGCTTAGAATCCATGTAAATTGGTTCATTCTGAAAACTATTCGATTTAATCAGTTAACAATTATGAATATGGTTTAAATATATCTAGCTGTGGAACGAGCCAGATCCTATAAGTTATATTTTATGAGATTGGTTTGCATATAATTTATGGGCAATGGAATTGTTTAGAGGCGGAAATTATCCATACTCCAGTCGGTAGGGAGCGGTACTGCACATACACATGTCTATGGCAatgcacatgaaaaaaaaaaaaaagcagcaaccCGCGCGCGGCAGAGGCAGTTGAAAAAACACCGTTCTCCTCGCCATCTTACATCGGATCATCTTCTTGGATCAACCTGATTGCAAGGCAAGTTACATATGTATTCATCGTATAAAAGTTGACTGCTTtcaatatatatgtgtgttattACTGCTGTTGATATCGTATTAAACTGTATCAATGCACTGACTATCAATTTGCATTTATTCCACTTATGTTAGCTAACTAACTTGCACATGGTTCTTATAAAAGCTAACTTTATCTACTTTCCCCTTAAGCTACTTTTTTCAGCTAGACAGTATAATTAAAAGTAACTGGGATGcgtatttatttttggtttaacGTTATATTAATTTCCGTATTTTCTGACCTGAATAACATAACTTAGAACTTTGGCCACGTGCATAGCTTAAGTTAAATCCGAGAGGAAAAAATGGTTTTAGGTGTTAACtgtttaaagattaaaataGCGATGTGTCATTAAACGATTACTAAACCAACtgcaattttaaatgtatttaaatcgTACATGGATAACTTCCAACAGTTGCCAGTTGGTCGGGTGTTCTATGTGAACCATGGTTTTACCCCGTCTGTGTCTTTTGCTGTTGGTCTGCTCTTGTTCTGTGGTTTAACGTTTGACGGCAAATAAAGACAGTTATAAACTACTGCAATTAGTAAATGACAGTACTATTCTAATAATTCTCTAAAAATATAATGCTGGCTTTGTAATTTCATAATCAAAAGTATGCTTTTGTTTCTAactaaaaccattttttttccttttcagatACATCAAGCATCTTTTCTTACATCTAAATGGTGGGACAACCTCCTAGACCTTGTATGTATGCTACAAAGattgttttttaatacataGAAGAATCAATACATCTGATTATGAACAATTAATCTCAGTTTGAATGTTATAtgattcaacataaaaaaagcatAACATACATAGTTAAAAACAtagttaaaaacatattttacagACATGAACAGCCTAATATCATCTTGCAATCAACCATAGTTTCTTATAAATTGGACCTATGTAGTTATTTCATTGttataaaaaagttattaataaattattattagtagtagtagctgTATTTTGACTTACAGTAAAATCaagtataaattaaattatttatgttGATTCTTTAATATTTGGACgtaactgattttttttcttttgtctttgttCACAGATATGTGAATGTGGCCATGCAAAGTGTGTGACATTTCATTATCTACCCGGTATGAATTGCTAAAACATTTTAGGCTGAAACATTTCCACTATGGTCGCAATTGCCGATATCCCTGTCTATATGCAGATTGCCCATGTACATTCACAAGTTGGAAGAATCTTTTGAGTCACACATatcaaacacacaggaagttaACAGCAGCAAATGTTCAGTTAACTACATTCTTTTGTCAGACGTGTGCATGTAAGGAAATTTTAACTGAAAAGGAATACTTTGCTCATGTAAATCAACATCTTAGGCAGTATGAAAACGTAACTTGTATGTTTGAAGGATGTACGTTTGAGACAAACATATATGGAACATTTCACTCGCATAAAAATCGTAAACATAATCCCTACACTCTAAACGATTTTAAGGCAGGTGTTGTTAAACTCGCTGCTCAGTCAGACGAATCTGGTAGTACTGTAGATGATAGCCCCTCATCTTCTGCGGACATAGATTTTGTACCTCCGTTAGATGCAGATAGTGATATAGATACTTCAGATGACCTGCCGAAATTAGTAGAACAAAAAATAGCTGCAGTTTTTCTGAAGttggaaaacatttttcatgTGCCATCTACAGCTATTGATGAACTACTTGATGAACTACACTTCCTCTTAAGTACTGTGTCTGTGCCTGTAACTTGTAGCAGTCTTTCAgattttttcaaaaacaaaaaccttgaAGTTGATAGCTTAATTATTAAGGAACTAGCTGATGTACTGTGTAAATCTAACCCTTTAGTAAAATCAATAGGGAAAGATGGTCCCCTTTCTACAACTTATAAGAGAAAAGAGTACTATAAGGATTTGTTAAATATTGTTGAGCCAGTGGAGTTTATTCTGGACCAAAAAAAGAGCAGGACATTTCAGTATATCCCATTACTGCAGTCTTTACAGCAGCTACTTGATTGTACTGCAGTGTTAAA
This genomic interval from Silurus meridionalis isolate SWU-2019-XX chromosome 22, ASM1480568v1, whole genome shotgun sequence contains the following:
- the LOC124375762 gene encoding uncharacterized protein LOC124375762, encoding MWPCKVCDISLSTRYELLKHFRLKHFHYGRNCRYPCLYADCPCTFTSWKNLLSHTYQTHRKLTAANVQLTTFFCQTCACKEILTEKEYFAHVNQHLRQYENVTCMFEGCTFETNIYGTFHSHKNRKHNPYTLNDFKAGVVKLAAQSDESGSTVDDSPSSSADIDFVPPLDADSDIDTSDDLPKLVEQKIAAVFLKLENIFHVPSTAIDELLDELHFLLSTVSVPVTCSSLSDFFKNKNLEVDSLIIKELADVLCKSNPLVKSIGKDGPLSTTYKRKEYYKDLLNIVEPVEFILDQKKSRTFQYIPLLQSLQQLLDCTAVLKGIISSHRTQESTDQLDNQQYRSIRDGLYFKDNTFLSGDELRICLTLYIDDFELCNPLGTSRKKHKLCSVYWILNNLPPGSHSALSSIYLTV